GGAGTATATCAGCAACATATGGATTACGATGACACAGGATCTGGATGCGACGTTTCCAGCCAAAGCGATACGCCAACTGGAGGGCTGGGATCTCGTTCCTTTAATGTGTTCGGTTGAAATACCGGTTCAAGGCAGTCTGCCGCGCTGCATCCGCTTCATGGTGCAGGTCAATACGGATAAAAGCCAGAGCGAGATCAAGCATGTGTATTTGAACGAAGCCAAGCGGCTGCGTCCGGATTTATCAGGCTCCAACGCTTGATGTGAAATTTAGGGTTGCAGTAACACGGCATCATCCTGTATAGTGATATCAGAATAGCTGAGTAGAGTTAGGTTTTACAGATGAGTTGAGTTGAGAAGAGCTGAGGCATTTTAGGCAATAACATAATCGGGATTAAGGATGAACTTGATTTCATGATGAATAGTACAGCACGTTCACACGGCTGGTTACAAGCCTATTTCTTGTATCCGTCTAAGAACAACAGCCGCTGTAGTTTGTCGCTGAATAGTTGGAATTCCTTGACCGCGCTCTTTTTTCATAGACTTATTCTGAACGTTAACCTCTACTTCGGTAGAGGTTTTTTTGTTGTATACCATCAATTAAGGAGGGATTGACATGGCGAATCCATCAATGGAGCAAGTGGTGGCTATGGCAGGTGAATATAACCTGATTCCGGTAGCGATCAGACTGTTAGCCGACATGGAAACCCCGATTCGCATTTTTCAGCGGTATGCGGAACGGAAGCGGGCATTTTTACTTGAAAGCGTTGAGGGTGGAGTACAGTGGGCACGGTATTCGTTTATCGGAACAGACCCCTTCTTAATGATCACGGGTAAAAAAGGCAAGATCGAAATTGAAAGGAACGGAGAGCGTTCCCTGCTGAAAGGAAAGCCTGTCGAGGAGTTAAAGGCGCTCCTGCGAACGTACCGCAGCCCGCAGTTGAAGGAGATGCCACCTTTTACCGGAGGGGCAATCGGATTTTTCGGATATGACCTGCTCCAATATTATGAGAAGCTTCCGGCACATGCGATGGACGATCTCGGAATGGATGATATAAGGTTCATGTTTTGCGATCAAGTCATTGTCTTCGACCATGTGAAACAGCAGATCATGCTGGTTGGCAACGTACACGTGAAACCGGGTGATTCGGACGAAAACATTCGGCAAAGCTATCGGGATGTATGCCGTTCCTTGGAAGCAGCAGCCGAGCAGTTGCAAGAGCAGGGACCGCGGGAGAACGTGAACTCCAAAGGCATTCCAGCGGATGTTGATATGGGCGACATTAAATCCAATATGACAAAAGAGAAGTACCTCTCCAATGTGGAGCAAGCGAAGGAATACATTCGCGCAGGGGACATTTTTCAGGTGGTATTGTCCCAGCGCTTCCATATTGAGACCGAAGTATCGCCGCTTCACGTATACCGGGTGCTGAGAACGCTGAATCCTTCGCCGTATATGTATTACCTCAAAATGGACGACGACATTATCGTGGGCACATCCCCGGAAGCCCTGGTGAAGGTGGATGGACGAAGATTGGAAACTAGACCGATTGCAGGCACCAGGCCTAGAGGCAGCGATGAGGCCGAAGACCAGGCACTGGCCGATGATCTGCTGCAGGACGAGAAGGAACGCGCCGAGCATTTGATGCTGGTGGATCTGGGGCGTAATGACCTGGGCCGTGTGTCAGAGTTCGGCACGGTGAAGTGCGACACGTTCATGGAGATTGAAAAATACTCCCATGTGATGCATATGGTATCCAGCGTTTCGGGTCAGCTGAGTGAGGATAAGGATTTCTTCGATGCTTTTCTGTCCTGCTTGCCAGCAGGAACGGTATCCGGTGCTCCGAAACTAAGGGCCATGGAAATTATTGCGGAGCTAGAGCGGGAGGCTAGAGGCGCGTATGCCGGGGCCATCGGTTATCTCGGCTTTGGCGGCAATATGGATTCCTGCATTACGATCCGGACGATCATTTTCCGTCAGGGCAAAGCTTATGTTCAGGCGGGGGCAGGCATCGTATGGGACTCGGTACCGGAGAAGGAATATGAAGAAACCGTCAACAAAGCCAAAGGGATGCTGAAGGCGATCCGCGTCGCTGAAGCGATGTTCCCGTCCAGCAAGGATGCTAACGATTTAATTAATCAGGATTATCTGTACCAATACACACCTTAAACTGAAGGAGGAGAACGTAATGAACGTCATGGAAACGATGCAATCCAGCCTTACGAAGCTGATTCAAGGTCAAGATTTGAGCCGGGACGAAGCACGCGGGGTCATGCAGTCCATTATGGATGGCCAGGCAACCCATTCTCAAATCGGGGCGCTGCTTACTGCCCTGCGAATGAAGGGGGAGACAGTTGAAGAGATCACCGGCTTCGCCGAGGCGATGCGTGGTGCGGGCGGGCGCGTCGTTACCGAGCGGAACCAGCTGCTGGATACATGCGGCACAGGAGGATCCGGGATTCACAAGTTTAACATTTCTACCGTATCCGCCATTATCTCCTCCTCGGTTTCGGTCAGAGTGGCCAAACACGGCAACCGCTCGGCATCTGGACGGGCGGGCAGCGCCGATGTGCTGGAAGCGCTGGGCGTGAATATCCACTTGACGGCAGAGCAAGCGACAGCCTGTCTGAATGATATCGGAATCTGTTTCCTGTTTGCCCAGATCTATCATCCATCGATGAAATATGCGGCAGCTCCTCGCAAAGAGCTCGGGGTTCGAACCGTATTTAACATGCTGGGGCCTTTGACAAATCCGGCGGGCGCAGATCGGCAGATGCTCGGGATATACGACATGAACAAAACGGAAACCATCGCACAGGTGCTCAAGGAGCTTGGCTTAAAGCGTGCCATGGTGGTGACCAGCCATGATGGTTTGGATGAAATCAGCATTTCCGCGCCTACGCGAGTCTCCGAGCTCCGTGGCGGAGAAGTCCGTACTTATGATATTCATCCGCATGATCTGGGACTGTCAGTTCATCCGATGAGCGATATTCTGGGCGGTGATGCCAAAGAGAACGCAGCCATTATCGGATCGGTGCTGCGCGGTGAGCGCAATGCTTATCGGGATATCGTGCTTGCCAATGCCGGTGCCTGCATCTATGTGTCTGGGCTTGCGGATAGTTTGGCTGAAGGTGTGCAGCGCGCAGCGGGAGCCATCGATTCAGGGCTGGCTCAGTCTAAGCTGGAGCAGTTGATCTCAAGAACGGGGGAAATGAGTTATGTATCTTGATCGAATAGTCGAAACGAAGCGCAGGGAGGTTGCCCAACTGCGGGAAACATTCAGCATCTCGGAGGCCGAGAGGCAAATCGCGGATTTACCGCCGACTCTCGGTTTTGAGAAGGCGTTGTCCACGGGGCGTAAACGCAGCATGGGATTAATCGCCGAGGTGAAGAAGGCTTCGCCGTCCAAAGGGTTAATTCGTCCGGACTTTGACCCGATTATGATCGCCAAAGCTTATGAGGCAGCCGATGCCGATTGCCTATCCGTGTTGACCGACAAGGACTATTTCCAGGGCAGTGGAGAGTATTTGAAAGCGGTAAGGGCGGCTGTCAACATTCCTTTGCTGCGCAAGGATTTCATTATCGACGAGACTCAGATTTACGAAGCGCGCCTGTTAGGTGCGGACGCGGTTCTCTTGATCGCGAGCATACTGGAGCCTGAGCGGATCGCGGAGTTTATAGACATCGCCGGCTCTATTGGCTTGGATTGCCTGATTGAGGTCCATGATGGGCAGGA
Above is a window of Paenibacillus sp. FSL K6-1330 DNA encoding:
- the aroH gene encoding chorismate mutase, with the protein product MMNRGIRGATTVTRNDEQEIVQETLRLLEEMVRRNELQPEYISNIWITMTQDLDATFPAKAIRQLEGWDLVPLMCSVEIPVQGSLPRCIRFMVQVNTDKSQSEIKHVYLNEAKRLRPDLSGSNA
- the trpC gene encoding indole-3-glycerol phosphate synthase TrpC, encoding MYLDRIVETKRREVAQLRETFSISEAERQIADLPPTLGFEKALSTGRKRSMGLIAEVKKASPSKGLIRPDFDPIMIAKAYEAADADCLSVLTDKDYFQGSGEYLKAVRAAVNIPLLRKDFIIDETQIYEARLLGADAVLLIASILEPERIAEFIDIAGSIGLDCLIEVHDGQELESVLKLGTAHLIGINNRNLRTFETSLQTTADIAAQVPQGVTLISESGISGPADISYLHYVGAHGVLVGEHFMRQQDVFRAVNDLMGPLPIAADIE
- the trpD gene encoding anthranilate phosphoribosyltransferase, producing MNVMETMQSSLTKLIQGQDLSRDEARGVMQSIMDGQATHSQIGALLTALRMKGETVEEITGFAEAMRGAGGRVVTERNQLLDTCGTGGSGIHKFNISTVSAIISSSVSVRVAKHGNRSASGRAGSADVLEALGVNIHLTAEQATACLNDIGICFLFAQIYHPSMKYAAAPRKELGVRTVFNMLGPLTNPAGADRQMLGIYDMNKTETIAQVLKELGLKRAMVVTSHDGLDEISISAPTRVSELRGGEVRTYDIHPHDLGLSVHPMSDILGGDAKENAAIIGSVLRGERNAYRDIVLANAGACIYVSGLADSLAEGVQRAAGAIDSGLAQSKLEQLISRTGEMSYVS
- the trpE gene encoding anthranilate synthase component I is translated as MANPSMEQVVAMAGEYNLIPVAIRLLADMETPIRIFQRYAERKRAFLLESVEGGVQWARYSFIGTDPFLMITGKKGKIEIERNGERSLLKGKPVEELKALLRTYRSPQLKEMPPFTGGAIGFFGYDLLQYYEKLPAHAMDDLGMDDIRFMFCDQVIVFDHVKQQIMLVGNVHVKPGDSDENIRQSYRDVCRSLEAAAEQLQEQGPRENVNSKGIPADVDMGDIKSNMTKEKYLSNVEQAKEYIRAGDIFQVVLSQRFHIETEVSPLHVYRVLRTLNPSPYMYYLKMDDDIIVGTSPEALVKVDGRRLETRPIAGTRPRGSDEAEDQALADDLLQDEKERAEHLMLVDLGRNDLGRVSEFGTVKCDTFMEIEKYSHVMHMVSSVSGQLSEDKDFFDAFLSCLPAGTVSGAPKLRAMEIIAELEREARGAYAGAIGYLGFGGNMDSCITIRTIIFRQGKAYVQAGAGIVWDSVPEKEYEETVNKAKGMLKAIRVAEAMFPSSKDANDLINQDYLYQYTP